In Mycteria americana isolate JAX WOST 10 ecotype Jacksonville Zoo and Gardens chromosome 3, USCA_MyAme_1.0, whole genome shotgun sequence, a single genomic region encodes these proteins:
- the EIF2AK2 gene encoding interferon-induced, double-stranded RNA-activated protein kinase isoform X1 has protein sequence MERESMEKVNTYCQKQKSTLVYANIRMTGPPHDPEFTVVVKIDDVEYGRGTGKNKKEAKAVAAKKTWEMIEKKMESEKSNGNSTSREHSNFSQVSTQPNLDNNCFEDSPAKLAEKMKDMACEKPSPARRNAQSPGLKPQRRQLAANFDYLRNKEEEKKMSNSDESLPDLDTNSSDENESPHTVDKRFLESFKNIEPIGKGGFGNVFKATAKLDERTYAVKRVRFTMNVKREVKELARLDHENIVRYYCSWKGQDYVTYPDSRQKSDKEMPCLFIQMELCEQGPLGNWIEKNRQDRKYQEMVQNKFLQILKGVEYIHSKGLIHRDLKPQNIFISHEDKIKIGDFGLVTSVECETLTEDRGTRIYMAPEQFGSKYGKEVDIYALGLIWFEMLSAFSSCHEKSKLWHDVREGKLLESFTNQFPAKAPIIKKMLSRDPSGRYSASEILMFMSVDKDNSRKTHTR, from the exons ATGGAACGTGAGTCTATGGAGAAGGTCAACACTTACTGTCAAAAGCAGAAATCTACCCTCGTTTATGCCAACATCAGGATGACGGGCCCACCTCACGATCCTGA GTTCACAGTTGTGGTTAAAATAGACGATGTAGAATATGGTAGAGGCACCggtaaaaataagaaagaagcaaaagcagtagcagcaaaaaaaacctgGGAAATGATTGAGAAAAAG atggaAAGTGAAAAATCTAATGGCAATTCTACATCTAGGGAACATAGTAATTTCTCTCAAGTGTCAACTCAGCCTAACCTGGA CAATAATTGCTTTGAAGACTCACCTGCAAAGTtggcagaaaaaatgaaagacatgGCATGTGAAAAGCCTTCACCTGCTCGG AGAAACGCACAAAGTCCTGGCCTGAAACCCCAAAGGAG ACAATTGGCAGCTAATTTTGATTATTTAAgaaacaaggaagaggaaaaaaagatgtcaaaTTCAGATGAAAGTTTGCCAGATTTGGACACAAATAGCAGTGATGAGAATGAAAGTCCACACACTGTGGATAAAAG atttcttgagagttttaaaaatatagagCCTATTGGTAAAGGTGGTTTTGGGAATGTTTTCAAAGCAACAGCAAAGCTTGATGAGAGAACCTATGCAGTCAAACGAGTTCGCTTCACAAT GAACGTAAAGCGTGAAGTAAAAGAACTTGCAAGACTTGACCACGAAAACATAGTGCGGTACTATTGTAGCTGGAAAGGGCAAGACTATGTAACTTATCCGGACTCAAG gcaGAAGTCAGACAAAGAAATGCCCTGTCTTTTCATCCAAATGGAATTATGTGAACAAGGGCCATTGGGAAACTGGATTGAAAAGAACAGACAAGACCGAAAGTATCAAGAGATGGTACAAAACAAATTTTTACAAATACTGAAAGGAGTGGAATATATTCATTCTAAAGGGTTAATTCATCGAGACCTCAAG ccTCAGAATATATTTATATCacatgaagataaaataaaaataggcgACTTTGGTCTTGTGACTTCTGTGGAGTGTGAGACTCTGACTGAGGACAGAGGAACAAGAATATATATGGCACCAGAACAG TTCGGGAGCAAATATGGAAAGGAAGTAGATATTTATGCACTGGGATTAATTTGGTTTGAAATGCTTTCGGCATTCAGTTCTTGTCATGAGAAAAGTAAG TTATGGCATGATGTTAGAGAAGGTAAACTTCTGGAGAGCTTCACCAATCAATTTCCAGCAAAG GCACCCATAATCAAAAAGATGCTTTCAAGAGACCCTTCAGGAAGATACTCTGCATCTGAAATACTTATGTTTATGTCTGTTGATAAAGACAACTCACGTAAAACTCATACTCGGTAA
- the EIF2AK2 gene encoding interferon-induced, double-stranded RNA-activated protein kinase isoform X2 has protein sequence MHVNQHQDSSCDERTGFTVVVKIDDVEYGRGTGKNKKEAKAVAAKKTWEMIEKKMESEKSNGNSTSREHSNFSQVSTQPNLDNNCFEDSPAKLAEKMKDMACEKPSPARRNAQSPGLKPQRRQLAANFDYLRNKEEEKKMSNSDESLPDLDTNSSDENESPHTVDKRFLESFKNIEPIGKGGFGNVFKATAKLDERTYAVKRVRFTMNVKREVKELARLDHENIVRYYCSWKGQDYVTYPDSRQKSDKEMPCLFIQMELCEQGPLGNWIEKNRQDRKYQEMVQNKFLQILKGVEYIHSKGLIHRDLKPQNIFISHEDKIKIGDFGLVTSVECETLTEDRGTRIYMAPEQFGSKYGKEVDIYALGLIWFEMLSAFSSCHEKSKLWHDVREGKLLESFTNQFPAKAPIIKKMLSRDPSGRYSASEILMFMSVDKDNSRKTHTR, from the exons ATGCATGTCAATCAACATCAGGACTCTTCCTGCGATGAACGAACCGG GTTCACAGTTGTGGTTAAAATAGACGATGTAGAATATGGTAGAGGCACCggtaaaaataagaaagaagcaaaagcagtagcagcaaaaaaaacctgGGAAATGATTGAGAAAAAG atggaAAGTGAAAAATCTAATGGCAATTCTACATCTAGGGAACATAGTAATTTCTCTCAAGTGTCAACTCAGCCTAACCTGGA CAATAATTGCTTTGAAGACTCACCTGCAAAGTtggcagaaaaaatgaaagacatgGCATGTGAAAAGCCTTCACCTGCTCGG AGAAACGCACAAAGTCCTGGCCTGAAACCCCAAAGGAG ACAATTGGCAGCTAATTTTGATTATTTAAgaaacaaggaagaggaaaaaaagatgtcaaaTTCAGATGAAAGTTTGCCAGATTTGGACACAAATAGCAGTGATGAGAATGAAAGTCCACACACTGTGGATAAAAG atttcttgagagttttaaaaatatagagCCTATTGGTAAAGGTGGTTTTGGGAATGTTTTCAAAGCAACAGCAAAGCTTGATGAGAGAACCTATGCAGTCAAACGAGTTCGCTTCACAAT GAACGTAAAGCGTGAAGTAAAAGAACTTGCAAGACTTGACCACGAAAACATAGTGCGGTACTATTGTAGCTGGAAAGGGCAAGACTATGTAACTTATCCGGACTCAAG gcaGAAGTCAGACAAAGAAATGCCCTGTCTTTTCATCCAAATGGAATTATGTGAACAAGGGCCATTGGGAAACTGGATTGAAAAGAACAGACAAGACCGAAAGTATCAAGAGATGGTACAAAACAAATTTTTACAAATACTGAAAGGAGTGGAATATATTCATTCTAAAGGGTTAATTCATCGAGACCTCAAG ccTCAGAATATATTTATATCacatgaagataaaataaaaataggcgACTTTGGTCTTGTGACTTCTGTGGAGTGTGAGACTCTGACTGAGGACAGAGGAACAAGAATATATATGGCACCAGAACAG TTCGGGAGCAAATATGGAAAGGAAGTAGATATTTATGCACTGGGATTAATTTGGTTTGAAATGCTTTCGGCATTCAGTTCTTGTCATGAGAAAAGTAAG TTATGGCATGATGTTAGAGAAGGTAAACTTCTGGAGAGCTTCACCAATCAATTTCCAGCAAAG GCACCCATAATCAAAAAGATGCTTTCAAGAGACCCTTCAGGAAGATACTCTGCATCTGAAATACTTATGTTTATGTCTGTTGATAAAGACAACTCACGTAAAACTCATACTCGGTAA